The proteins below come from a single Vidua chalybeata isolate OUT-0048 chromosome 1, bVidCha1 merged haplotype, whole genome shotgun sequence genomic window:
- the LOC128788638 gene encoding uncharacterized protein LOC128788638, which yields MLHKMFASLKSYFAKCWTKADTSTAGCSVCNLYMCVKQLMLPPSCDEWGGKFGWIGLERFLWTVTASRLQAEGCRVAIRGILAFFRGARTSPQSPEVWSRPCYEEGCSELYQLHRPYCVIQTREAQDWKSLKSPKHKKLQTGFWEGIHSQNSDCGEMAPSQIHLVNSQCSDYSFEYSSQLLQQKPGHYSSSSINKITIYINYF from the exons ATGCTGCACAAAATGTTTGCAAGCCTTAAGAGTTATTTCGCTAAGTGTTGGACCAAGGCCGACACATCAACAGCTGGCTGTTCTGTTTGTAATTTGTACATGTGTGTGAAACAACTCATGCTTCCTCCCTCCTGCGATGAATGGGGTGGAAAGTTCGGATGGATTGGACTGGAGCGCTTCCTATGGACAGTGACAGCCagcaggctccaggcagagggGTGCAGAGTGGCCATCAGAGGTATCCTGGCCTTTTTCCGTGGAGCCAGAACTAGCCCTCAAAGCCCAGAGGTCTGGAGCAGGCCATGCTATGAGGAAG GATGTTCAGAGCTGTACCAGCTGCACAGGCCCTATTGTGTTATTCAGACCCGTGAGGCACAGGATTGGAAGTCCTTAAAATCACCCAAACACAAGAAGCTCCAAACTGGTTTCTGGGAGGGTATTCACAGCCAGAACAGTGACTGTGGAGAGATGGCACCTTCTCAAATCCACCTGGTGAACAGTCAGTGCAGTGACTACTCTTTTGAGTACAGTAGCCAATTACTGCAGCAAAAGCCAGGTCATTATTCCTCTTCTTCCATCAACAAGATCACCATCTACATTAACTACTTCTGA